The following proteins are encoded in a genomic region of Enterocloster clostridioformis:
- a CDS encoding SLC13 family permease produces MTTQMILALAILIVMITLIMFDVLPFGAPPLLACMLLVATGLSTVSEAFAGFANSSVIMIASFMVVLAGVQKTRAMDKVKDALISLVNRGGYKSYALLVIVVMVGASLVGGGNTGYYVLILSLISTIPYTKKMPTSKLMMPLGFATNHPLIPINVALYYGVASSVLETAGFMEPMSMIKFSVVNFVMAVAFLVWSLVSYKLLPDHPIAAAEEDAQAKIEKTKAVPMEPWKEKVTVIAFVVSVVGMMLINTLGNVAYVVPGLAAMALLFMKVVDFKEFRENMFAPVILMMAGVIGVADALANSGFTAMIGEVIATALGINVAPLLVVILFALLTSTCATFTGSNMGSVYIFAPIAIAACMSLELNPTAAAAAVVVSGWQGGYMPIDGMPAMIMGMGKYKLPEFWKFTVPMYLIRIIALSVAAAVIFPM; encoded by the coding sequence ATGACAACCCAAATGATTCTTGCTCTTGCAATCCTGATTGTTATGATTACGCTGATCATGTTTGACGTACTTCCCTTCGGCGCGCCGCCCCTTCTGGCGTGCATGCTGCTGGTGGCCACCGGCCTGTCCACCGTATCCGAGGCCTTCGCGGGTTTCGCCAACTCCAGCGTCATCATGATCGCCAGTTTTATGGTGGTTCTGGCGGGCGTTCAGAAGACCAGAGCTATGGACAAAGTGAAAGACGCCCTGATTTCCCTGGTGAACAGGGGTGGCTACAAGAGCTACGCGCTCCTGGTTATTGTGGTAATGGTCGGCGCCAGCCTGGTGGGCGGCGGCAACACCGGCTACTACGTGCTGATTCTGTCCCTGATTTCGACCATCCCTTACACAAAAAAAATGCCCACCTCCAAGCTGATGATGCCTCTGGGATTCGCCACCAACCATCCGCTGATTCCCATCAACGTGGCGCTGTACTATGGCGTGGCGAGCTCTGTGCTGGAGACGGCCGGCTTTATGGAGCCGATGTCCATGATCAAGTTCTCAGTTGTAAACTTCGTCATGGCCGTGGCCTTCCTAGTCTGGTCCCTTGTTTCCTACAAACTGCTTCCCGACCACCCCATCGCAGCGGCCGAGGAGGATGCCCAGGCAAAGATTGAAAAGACCAAAGCGGTTCCCATGGAGCCCTGGAAGGAAAAAGTGACCGTGATTGCCTTCGTCGTCAGCGTAGTAGGTATGATGCTGATCAACACCCTGGGCAATGTGGCCTACGTGGTGCCCGGCTTGGCGGCTATGGCTCTGCTGTTCATGAAAGTAGTTGATTTCAAAGAGTTCCGCGAAAATATGTTCGCCCCGGTTATCCTCATGATGGCAGGCGTCATCGGCGTAGCGGATGCCCTGGCAAACTCCGGCTTCACCGCAATGATCGGAGAGGTGATCGCCACGGCTCTGGGCATCAATGTGGCGCCACTCCTGGTAGTCATCCTGTTCGCACTGCTGACCAGTACCTGCGCAACCTTTACCGGTTCCAACATGGGCTCTGTATACATCTTTGCCCCCATCGCCATCGCGGCCTGCATGAGCCTGGAGCTGAATCCAACTGCAGCAGCGGCAGCAGTGGTGGTGTCCGGATGGCAGGGCGGATATATGCCTATCGACGGTATGCCTGCCATGATTATGGGGATGGGAAAATACAAGCTGCCGGAATTCTGGAAGTTCACAGTGCCGATGTATCTGATCCGGATTATCGCGCTGAGTGTGGCGGCTGCTGTTATCTTCCCTATGTAA
- a CDS encoding calcium/sodium antiporter yields MLMCVSLFIVGLICLIKGGDWFVDGATGVARKFHLPELLIGATVVSIGTTLPEVMVSTTSALTGHSEIAYGNAIGSVICNTALIAAITVAIKPGEINRKTLRTPVLFFFIAAVIYTGVAYFLGYFSRTIGFVLLGIFVVYMVTTVSQMKNSPPAETGGEEEGKSLGINLVLLVIGAALIAVGANLLVTNGTLIAEALGVPESVIALTFVALGTSLPELVTAITSLVKGHGALSLGNVIGANLFNLVLVSGVSVSLAPFSVPQSSVLLGQNASLVLDIPVMLAAMLLLTVPALVRGRLSRVQGILLPVLYFAFCGIQFTL; encoded by the coding sequence ATGTTAATGTGTGTATCACTGTTCATCGTCGGTCTGATCTGCCTGATTAAGGGCGGGGACTGGTTTGTGGACGGAGCTACGGGGGTTGCCCGTAAATTTCACCTGCCGGAGCTGCTGATCGGCGCCACCGTAGTTTCGATCGGTACAACGCTGCCGGAGGTTATGGTTTCCACCACATCCGCACTGACAGGCCACAGCGAGATCGCCTACGGAAATGCCATCGGCTCCGTCATCTGTAACACTGCGTTGATTGCGGCCATCACAGTGGCTATCAAGCCGGGGGAAATTAACCGGAAAACACTGCGCACTCCGGTCCTGTTTTTCTTCATCGCCGCGGTCATCTACACTGGAGTAGCCTATTTCCTGGGCTACTTCAGCAGAACCATCGGTTTTGTACTGTTGGGGATCTTTGTAGTGTACATGGTAACAACGGTTTCGCAGATGAAAAACAGTCCGCCGGCCGAGACCGGCGGGGAGGAAGAGGGGAAATCCCTGGGAATCAATCTGGTACTGCTGGTGATCGGTGCTGCGCTCATCGCCGTGGGCGCCAACTTGCTGGTGACCAACGGAACCCTGATCGCCGAGGCCCTGGGCGTGCCGGAGTCCGTCATCGCGCTGACCTTTGTGGCCCTGGGGACCTCCCTGCCTGAGCTGGTGACGGCAATCACGTCCCTGGTCAAAGGACACGGAGCCCTATCGCTGGGCAATGTAATCGGCGCCAACCTGTTCAACCTGGTTCTGGTCAGCGGCGTTTCCGTCTCACTGGCGCCCTTCAGCGTTCCGCAAAGCTCTGTCCTCCTTGGGCAGAATGCTTCCCTGGTATTAGACATTCCGGTCATGCTGGCAGCTATGCTGCTGCTGACGGTGCCGGCTCTGGTCAGAGGCAGGCTATCCAGAGTCCAGGGCATTCTGCTGCCGGTTCTGTATTTCGCTTTCTGTGGAATCCAGTTCACGCTGTAA
- a CDS encoding ester cyclase, which yields MKNKDIVKYFYEVIISDNLLDEISKYISEDCVQRIGEKETFIGIDGMKEHLLALKKTYPDYIMKIIRQYEVDDYVISEFIMRGTHKGEFLGITPTNKVLDITGVDIDKVIDGKIVEHGGATNTFETFFEHHLIQSV from the coding sequence ATGAAAAATAAGGATATTGTAAAATATTTCTATGAAGTTATTATTTCGGATAATTTACTTGATGAAATCTCTAAATATATATCAGAGGACTGTGTTCAAAGAATTGGAGAAAAAGAAACGTTCATAGGAATAGACGGAATGAAAGAACACCTATTAGCATTGAAAAAAACTTATCCTGATTACATTATGAAAATTATCCGTCAATATGAAGTAGATGATTATGTTATTTCAGAATTTATTATGAGAGGCACTCATAAGGGAGAATTTCTCGGAATAACACCTACAAATAAGGTTTTGGATATTACAGGGGTGGATATTGATAAAGTTATAGATGGAAAAATTGTAGAACATGGTGGTGCTACAAATACTTTTGAAACTTTTTTTGAACACCATTTAATTCAATCTGTATAA